A genomic region of Xanthocytophaga agilis contains the following coding sequences:
- a CDS encoding protein-glutamate O-methyltransferase CheR produces MITDEEVDWLLSDLLEVYGYDFTDYSRASIKRRMSRLFSLDRFPSFAEFRFKLRNDEEYLKRFVEEITVNVTEMFRDPTFYKVLRTEILSILATYPLIRIWHAGCSTGEEVYSMAILLSEANLLHKSLLYATDINPSVLEKASRGIFPLSQMKQYSENYIQSGGKRDFSSYYTAKYEYVKFHEDLKQKMIFATHNLVSDRSFNEFQLILCRNVLIYFDQNLQERVFSLFDYSLESLGFLALGSKETLRFSTISTNYRQHSSKEKIWRKIS; encoded by the coding sequence ATGATTACAGATGAAGAAGTAGACTGGTTGTTGAGCGATCTGTTGGAAGTGTATGGCTATGATTTTACAGATTATTCAAGAGCATCTATAAAAAGACGCATGAGCCGGCTCTTCTCACTAGACCGGTTTCCCAGCTTTGCCGAATTTCGATTCAAACTTAGAAATGATGAAGAATATCTGAAACGTTTTGTAGAAGAGATTACTGTGAATGTTACTGAAATGTTTCGGGATCCCACATTTTACAAAGTGCTTCGTACAGAAATACTTTCTATACTGGCAACATATCCTTTGATTCGGATCTGGCATGCCGGATGTTCGACAGGTGAAGAAGTGTATTCTATGGCAATTTTGCTGTCGGAAGCCAATCTGTTACATAAATCATTGTTGTATGCAACCGACATTAACCCTAGTGTGCTGGAAAAGGCTAGCCGGGGAATATTTCCGTTGAGTCAGATGAAGCAATATTCTGAAAATTATATTCAGTCAGGCGGAAAGCGTGATTTTTCATCGTATTACACGGCTAAATACGAATATGTGAAGTTTCATGAAGATCTGAAGCAGAAAATGATATTTGCAACCCATAATCTGGTATCTGACCGATCTTTCAATGAGTTTCAATTGATCCTTTGTCGAAATGTACTCATTTATTTTGATCAGAATCTTCAGGAGAGAGTGTTTTCACTTTTTGATTATAGTCTGGAATCACTTGGATTTTTGGCATTAGGATCCAAAGAGACTTTGCGCTTTTCTACTATCTCTACAAACTACCGACAACATAGTTCGAAAGAAAAGATATGGCGGAAAATATCCTAA